One genomic segment of Ricinus communis isolate WT05 ecotype wild-type chromosome 5, ASM1957865v1, whole genome shotgun sequence includes these proteins:
- the LOC125369999 gene encoding uncharacterized protein LOC125369999 — MASHDKMERNEKKTNSIGASLKRLEAQMEQIIEELNKEELSSQPEQANSITTIRRGEVVDNITMETERNFSSYTGTPKNDGLMNKPAYAKLFEELNTNKRRYTNNEKVQVASVMLQHQLPIKGSFTIYITIGDKKHTKAMSDLEASINLMPYSMYERLGLGELKPTTMSLQVANRSIKYPRGIVEDLLVQVGKLIIPVDFVVLDMENTPTRDKEQTILLGRPFMATTRIVIDMHDGKLTLTVLGEIVEFKSFRDTLDVRINSIKPYLKETAYDEEVECADERPP, encoded by the exons ATGGCTTCTCATGATAAGATGGAGAGGAATGAAAAAAAGACAAATTCCATTGGGGCTTCACTAAAACGTTTAGAAGCTCAAATGGAACAAATTATTGAAGAGCTCAATAAAGAGGAACTATCAAGTCAACCTGAACAAGCCAATTCCATTACTACTATTAGAAGAGGTGAGGTTGTCGATAATATTACTATGGAAACTGAAaggaatttttcttcttatacaGGTACACCTAAAAATGATGGATTAAT GAATAAACCAGCTTATGCAAAACTCTTTGAAGAGTTGAACACCAATAAAAGGCGATATACGAACAACGAAAAAGTACAAGTAGCAAGTGTAATGCTTCAACATCAATTGCCCATTAAAGGTAGCTTCACCATTTATATTACAATAGGTGATAAAAAACATACAAAAGCTATGTCAGATTTGGAAGCAAGCATCAACTTGATGCCTTATTCGATGTATGAACGACTTGGCTTGGGAGAGTTGAAGCCTACCACTATGTCTCTACAAGTTGCAAACAGATCGATAAAATACCCTAGAGGTATAGTGGAAGACTTGCTAGTGCAAGTAGGTAAGTTAATAATTCCAGTTGATTTTGTAGTACTTGACATGGAAAATACACCAACAAGGGATAAAGAGCAAACCATACTCCTTGGTAGACCTTTCATGGCAACTACTAGAATAGTGATTGATATGCATGATGGAAAACTTACCTTGACAGTTTTAGGAGAAATTGTggaatttaaa AGTTTTCGTGACACTTTAGATGTTCGCATTAACAGTATAAAGCCATACTTAAAAGAAACGGCTTATGACGAAGAGGTGGAGTGCGCGGATGAACGCCCACCATGA
- the LOC8281261 gene encoding pentatricopeptide repeat-containing protein At3g02490, mitochondrial encodes MRHSWRLLLFRNYPRSSLRTHQHHFQVHSSSLSHIRSLYSLHTFSQQSHLLDFKNNKRINLNKGPTAYNFSSDALIESENKKEPDPQCLLISDIFTKFSDVNDITKDLELNNVVVDHELVLKVLNFLECNPDVARKFFDWVLEKDSERLSSKAYNLMLKVLGFNGFVEEFWDLVEIMKKKGYGVSRGTRDKVAEKFEKDGLKSDLEKLKEVFASGSVDHSLEKIALRMSRIVRNQVWGEDVEKQIKDLNAVFSSDMVKIVLENLAMEPRKALIFFRWVEESGLFKHDERSYNAMARVLGREDCVDRFWKVVDEMRSSGYEMEVETYVKVLGRFVKRKMNKEAVDLYEFAMGGANKPSVQCCTFLLKKIVVGKELDMNLFSRVVRSFIGNDNMLTDTMLDAVLKSLMSVGRLGECNKVLNEMKEGGFVAGGNMQRKIAFRLTSAGNKDGTDEFMDNMEAAGSNLDYKALVSLIQGHCVSGDLEKASDCFQKMVDKVGVSNTGYAFDYLVNAYCNRDRALDASKLLHEYVSHNELKPWHATYKTLISKLLIQDGFTDALKLLDLMKDHGNPPFLTPFIKHVSKRGTGDDAIVFMRAMTTKKFPSTSVVLRLFEAFFKAGRHSEAQIFLSKCPHYIRNHADVLNLFYSMKAGKDTAAAAAAAAAVADKDTAAAAAV; translated from the coding sequence ATGAGACATTCATGGCGATTACTTCTCTTCCGGAACTACCCTCGCTCCTCTCTCAGAACCCATCAGCATCATTTCCAGGTGCACTCTTCCTCTTTATCTCATATCCGATCTCTCTATTCACTTCACACATTTTCACAGCAATCTCATTTGTTGGACTTTAAAAACAACAAACGAATCAATTTGAACAAAGGCCCAACTGcttataatttttcatcagacgcattaattgaatcagaaaacaaaaaggaacCAGATCCTCAGTGTTTACTTATATCTGATATTTTTACCAAATTTAGTGATGTTAATGATATTACTAAAGATTTGGAGTTGAATAATGTTGTTGTTGATCATGAGTTGGTTTTGAAAGTTTTGAACTTTCTTGAGTGTAACCCTGACGTTGCAAGAAAGTTTTTCGATTGGGTTTTGGAAAAGGATTCTGAGAGACTGAGCTCCAAAGCTTATAATTTGATGCTAAAAGTTTTGGGGTTCAATGGGTTTGTTGAGGAGTTTTGGGATTTAGTtgaaattatgaagaaaaaaggATATGGTGTGTCAAGGGGTACTAGAGATAAAGTAGCTgagaaatttgagaaagatgGGTTGAAGAGTGATTTGGAGAAACTAAAAGAGGTTTTTGCTTCAGGATCTGTGGATCATTCTCTGGAAAAGATTGCTTTAAGGATGAGTAGGATTGTCAGGAATCAAGTTTGGGGAGAGGACGTTGAAAAGCAGATTAAGGATTTGAATGCTGTTTTTTCGAGTGATATGGTGAAAATTGTGTTGGAGAATTTAGCTATGGAACCAAGGAAagctttgattttttttaggtGGGTTGAGGAGAGTGGGTTGTTTAAGCATGATGAAAGAAGTTATAATGCAATGGCTAGGGTTTTGGGAAGGGAAGATTGTGTTGACAGGTTTTGGAAGGTTGTTGACGAAATGAGGAGCAGTGGTTATGAAATGGAGGTGGAGACATATGTTAAGGTTTTAGGACGATTTGTGaagagaaaaatgaataaGGAAGCTGTGGACTTGTATGAGTTTGCGATGGGTGGTGCTAATAAGCCTTCAGTGCAATGTTGTACCTTTTTGTTAAAGAAGATAGTGGTTGGTAAAGAATTGGACATGAATTTGTTTTCAAGGGTTGTAAGGAGCTTTATTGGGAATGATAATATGTTGACAGATACTATGCTCGATGCAGTTCTTAAATCTCTAATGAGTGTTGGAAGATTGGGAGAGTGCAATAAGGTTTTGAATGAAATGAAGGAAGGTGGATTTGTAGCTGGTGGCAATATGCAAAGGAAGATTGCGTTCAGGCTTACTAGTGCTGGTAATAAGGATGGCACTGATGAATTTATGGATAATATGGAAGCAGCTGGGAGTAATTTGGATTACAAGGCCTTGGTCTCTTTAATCCAGGGGCATTGTGTATCTGGGGATCTCGAAAAAGCATCTGATTGTTTCCAAAAGATGGTTGACAAAGTGGGAGTTTCTAATACTGGTTATGCCTTCGATTATTTGGTAAATGCATATTGTAACAGGGACAGAGCTCTAGATGCAAGCAAGCTTCTGCATGAGTACGTCAGTCATAATGAGTTAAAACCTTGGCATGCTACTTATAAGACATTGATAAGTAAATTGTTGATTCAGGATGGATTTACAGATGCCTTGAAATTACTGGATTTGATGAAAGATCATGGTAATCCACCTTTTCTGACTCCATTTATTAAGCATGTATCAAAGCGTGGAACAGGTGATGATGCAATTGTTTTTATGAGGGCAATGACTACTAAGAAGTTCCCTTCTACATCTGTGGTTCTCCGGCTATTTGAAGCATTTTTTAAAGCTGGGAGGCACTCTGAAGCGCAAATTTTTTTGTCTAAATGCCCACATTATATCCGCAACCATGCTGATGTTTTGAATCTCTTCTATTCAATGAAAGCTGGTAAAGatactgctgctgctgctgctgctgctgcagcTGTAGCTGATAAAGATACTGCTGCTGCAGCTGCTGTCTAG
- the LOC8281262 gene encoding stress-induced protein KIN2 gives MADNSQKMAYHAGEAKGQTQEKASNMMDKAGNVAQSAKESMQEAGNQMKAKAQGAADAVKNATGMNK, from the exons atggCAGACAACTCACAGAAGATGGCTTACCATGCTGGTGAGGCCAAGGGCCAAACTCAG GAGAAGGCTAGCAACATGATGGACAAGGCTGGCAATGTTGCTCAATCTGCCAAGGAATCAATGCAAGAG GCTGGTAACCAGATGAAGGCAAAGGCACAGGGAGCAGCTGATGCAGTGAAGAATGCAACTGGAATGAACAAATGA
- the LOC8281263 gene encoding pentatricopeptide repeat-containing protein At5g38730: MAAVVTLRSETQLVQNICATVIKGGWNNLLRPKICSILTASTLHQVLYQLSLHSQGPCLSWALFKWIESSIPNYKHSLQSSWTMIHILTKFKHLKTAQSLLEKIAYRDFLSTQSVLSALVRLHDDPDINSHVFSWLVIVYANTKMKQEAIQVFEHMMVNGFRPHLHACTVLLNSLAKDRLTDMVWKVYKKMARIGVEANIHVYNVLIHACCKSGDVQKADNLLSEMESKCVFPDLFTYNTLISLYCKKGMHYEALSVQDRMEREGIKPDIVTYNSLIHGFCKEGRMREAMRLFKEIRDATPNHVTYTTLIDGYCRLNDLDQALRLREEMEAQGLYPTVVTYNSILRKLCEIGRIRDANKLLNEMSEKKIEPDNVTCNTLINAYCKIGDMKSALKVKNRMVEAGLKLDQFTYKALIHGFCKIREMDGAKELLLSMLDAGFSPSYCTYSWLVDGYCNQQNEEAVLKLPDEFVRKGLCVDKSLYRALIRRFCKREQVDYAKKIFSLMQEKGTLGDSVIYTSLAYAYWKLGKANAASDLLDEMYKRRLMITLKIYRALNASYAGDNSILSLFWNHVVDKRIMSKNILKSMEQII; encoded by the coding sequence ATGGCAGCTGTAGTCACTTTACGAAGTGAAACTCAATTGGTTCAAAACATATGTGCAACTGTAATAAAGGGTGGCTGGAACAATCTTTTGAGACCCAAGATTTGTTCTATTCTCACGGCATCAACCCTTCACCAGGTATTATATCAGCTCTCTTTACATAGCCAAGGTCCTTGTCTTTCTTGGGCATTGTTTAAATGGATTGAATCGTCAATTCCTAATTACAAACATTCTTTACAGTCTTCATGGACTATGATCCATATTTTAACCAAGTTTAAACACTTAAAGACTGCACAGAGTTTGCTTGAGAAGATTGCTTATAGGGATTTTTTATCAACTCAATCTGTTTTGAGTGCTTTAGTGAGACTTCATGATGATCCAGATATTAATTCTCATGTTTTTAGCTGGCTTGTAATAGTTTATGCAAATACCAAGATGAAACAGGAGGCTATTCAGGTTTTTGAGCATATGATGGTAAATGGGTTCAGGCCACATTTGCATGCTTGTACTGTGTTATTGAATTCTTTGGCTAAGGATAGACTTACTGATATGGTGTGGAAAGTTTATAAAAAGATGGCTAGAATCGGGGTTGAAGCTAATATTCATGTTTATAATGTCTTGATTCATGCTTGTTGTAAATCTGGTGATGTGCAGAAAGCAGATAATTTATTGAGTGAAATGGAATCCAAGTGTGTTTTTCCTGATCTTTTCACATACAATACATTGATTTCATTGTATTGCAAAAAGGGTATGCACTATGAAGCTTTGTCTGTTCAAGATAGGATGGAGAGGGAAGGAATTAAGCCTGATATTGTCACTTATAATTCGCTTATTCATGGTTTTTGTAAAGAAGGTAGAATGAGAGAAGCTATGAGACTATTTAAGGAGATACGTGATGCAACTCCTAATCACGTGACCTACACTACATTGATTGATGGGTATTGTAGATTGAATGATCTTGATCAAGCTTTGAGATTGCGAGAAGAAATGGAAGCGCAAGGGCTGTATCCTACTGTTGTTACTTATAACTCAATACTGAGGAAATTATGTGAGATAGGCAGGATAAGAGATGCAAATAAGCTCCTAAATGAGATgagtgaaaagaaaattgaaccAGATAATGTCACATGTAACACATTGATTAATGCTTATTGCAAGATAGGAGATATGAAGTCAGCTTTGAAAGTGAAGAACAGGATGGTGGAGGCTGGTTTGAAGCTAGATCAATTTACGTACAAAGCATTGATCCATGGGTTCTGCAAAATACGGGAGATGGATGGTGCCAAAGAGCTATTGCTTAGCATGCTTGATGCAGGATTTTCTCCTAGTTATTGCACCTATTCATGGCTTGTAGATGGTTATTGTAATCAACAAAATGAAGAGGCAGTCCTTAAACTCCCAGATGAGTTTGTACGCAAAGGTCTTTGTGTTGATAAATCACTATATAGGGCACTAATAAGGAGATTTTGCAAAAGAGAACAAGTTGattatgctaaaaaaatattcagtCTCATGCAAGAGAAGGGAACATTGGGAGATAGTGTCATATACACTAGTCTAGCGTATGCATATTGGAAGCTTGGGAAAGCAAATGCTGCTTCAGATTTGTTAGATGAAATGTACAAGAGAAGGCTGATGATTACTCTCAAAATTTATCGGGCTCTTAATGCTTCTTATGCTGGTGACAACAGCATTTTAAGTCTCTTCTGGAATCATGTGGTTGACAAACGAATAATGTCAAAGAACATACTGAAAAGTATGGAGCAGATAATTTAA